In bacterium, a single window of DNA contains:
- a CDS encoding DUF2752 domain-containing protein, giving the protein MMQKLPKAEALRASIVVFSITLAFLALWFVDPQKSIWLPRCVFHDMTGLYCPGCGMLRSLHQLVHGNLQGAVAFNILIVFAVPVIAWSIVVELLELLKVKLPCKRFRSVGIYWISSAVIVVFGILRNIQFYPLTLLRPH; this is encoded by the coding sequence ATGATGCAAAAATTACCAAAAGCCGAAGCTCTTCGCGCTTCAATTGTGGTGTTTTCGATCACGCTTGCGTTTCTGGCATTGTGGTTCGTGGACCCTCAGAAGAGCATCTGGCTGCCGAGATGCGTCTTTCATGATATGACAGGCCTTTACTGTCCCGGCTGTGGGATGTTGCGAAGTCTACATCAACTGGTCCATGGTAATTTGCAGGGTGCAGTGGCATTCAACATCCTAATTGTTTTCGCTGTTCCAGTAATAGCATGGTCGATTGTTGTGGAACTACTAGAACTGCTTAAGGTAAAACTCCCATGCAAAAGATTTCGCTCAGTCGGAATTTACTGGATATCATCTGCGGTTATCGTTGTTTTTGGAATACTCAGGAACATCCAATTCTATCCTCTCACCCTGCTCAGGCCACACTAA